From Streptomyces sp. NBC_00370, a single genomic window includes:
- a CDS encoding TetR/AcrR family transcriptional regulator, with translation MTVQRADARRNYARILAVAEAEVAAHGGDASLEQIARVAGVGSATVRRHFPGRRAMLQAVFSERVEVLCARAAELADAADARAALLEWLGDLTTYSASARGMADALVQDGADDADHVNVCSAKLGGAVDPLLRNAARAGAVAPDVTVADLVTLVTGIALATEHHQDPVAEAHRLLGLTVHGLSPR, from the coding sequence ATGACCGTCCAGCGCGCTGACGCCCGGCGTAACTACGCGCGGATCCTCGCCGTCGCCGAGGCGGAGGTCGCCGCACACGGCGGCGACGCCTCCCTCGAACAGATCGCCCGCGTCGCGGGCGTCGGCTCCGCCACCGTGCGCCGGCACTTCCCGGGCAGGCGCGCGATGTTGCAGGCGGTGTTCAGCGAGCGGGTCGAAGTCCTGTGCGCCCGCGCGGCGGAGTTGGCCGACGCCGCCGATGCGCGGGCCGCGCTGCTGGAGTGGCTGGGCGATCTCACCACGTACTCGGCCTCCGCACGGGGAATGGCCGACGCACTGGTCCAGGACGGGGCGGACGACGCGGACCATGTGAACGTCTGCTCGGCGAAGCTCGGCGGGGCCGTCGACCCGCTGCTGCGGAACGCCGCGAGGGCCGGCGCCGTGGCGCCCGATGTGACGGTCGCCGACCTGGTCACGCTGGTCACGGGCATCGCCCTGGCCACCGAACACCACCAGGACCCCGTCGCTGAGGCACACCGCCTCCTCGGCCTGACGGTGCACGGCCTCAGCCCCCGCTGA
- a CDS encoding alpha/beta fold hydrolase, which produces MFDNFVAEHRQVDDASIFVRHAGEGPPVLLLHGHPRTSATWHRVAPQLVRRGFTVVCPDLRGYGRSRGPAPTADHSAHSKRAVANDLVAVMRSLGHERFALAGHDRGSYVAFRLALDHPDAVSRVAFLDGVPLTEHLARISVQFATQWWHWFFFAQPDIPERVINADPDSWYHGDPLSMGQENYDEWRQATRNPAVVRAMLEDYRAGLTVDRQAEEADRAAGARLRCPALILWSLRDDLEDLYGDPVAPWARWADDVHGHGIDSGHHMAEEAPDALAASLGDFFSG; this is translated from the coding sequence ATGTTCGACAACTTCGTGGCGGAGCACCGGCAGGTCGACGACGCGTCGATCTTCGTCCGCCACGCGGGGGAGGGGCCGCCGGTTCTGTTGCTGCACGGTCATCCCCGGACGTCAGCGACATGGCACCGCGTCGCACCGCAGCTGGTCCGGCGCGGCTTCACCGTGGTCTGCCCCGACCTGCGCGGATACGGTCGCTCGCGGGGCCCGGCGCCGACGGCGGACCACTCCGCCCACTCCAAGCGCGCCGTCGCGAACGACCTCGTGGCGGTGATGCGTTCGCTGGGACACGAACGGTTCGCACTGGCCGGTCACGATCGCGGCAGCTACGTGGCGTTCCGGCTCGCCCTCGACCACCCCGACGCGGTGTCGCGCGTGGCGTTCCTGGACGGCGTGCCGCTCACCGAGCATCTCGCGCGCATCAGCGTGCAGTTCGCGACGCAGTGGTGGCACTGGTTCTTCTTCGCCCAGCCGGACATCCCGGAGCGCGTCATCAACGCCGACCCGGACAGCTGGTACCACGGCGATCCGCTGAGCATGGGGCAGGAGAACTACGACGAGTGGCGGCAGGCCACGCGCAATCCCGCCGTGGTCCGGGCCATGCTGGAGGACTACCGGGCCGGACTCACGGTCGACCGGCAGGCGGAAGAGGCAGACCGGGCCGCCGGGGCGCGCCTCCGCTGCCCCGCGCTGATCCTGTGGTCCCTACGCGACGATCTGGAGGATCTGTACGGCGACCCGGTGGCACCCTGGGCGCGCTGGGCCGACGACGTACACGGCCATGGGATCGACTCCGGGCACCACATGGCCGAAGAGGCGCCGGACGCCCTTGCCGCCTCGTTGGGTGACTTCTTCAGCGGCTGA